In Oncorhynchus clarkii lewisi isolate Uvic-CL-2024 chromosome 16, UVic_Ocla_1.0, whole genome shotgun sequence, one genomic interval encodes:
- the LOC139367559 gene encoding pleckstrin homology domain-containing family N member 1-like isoform X1, which translates to MGSSMSCVPQHNFRFSSKSFIRRNSSRLFRKNYPQEGQEKSNSIINILCTVTPRKEMTHKDLQTIENVKWDPPFPYDPVHGWKKSSINVKNYGRMVHHSKVRFRFLHCQDVHDCYLDLFQTHLHFVSNNTTGLTYQGTLPLKELTICNLQQNGNYSQPQEFALQINGVSLNPIIVYCSNQEEMDLWFGLLKEHIEINGGTPIAPLETYTRVKQKVEESTEGREELRNSISKEPIYEWEGSQRESLGPITYVTKVHLQHLPCQEHSDRLLVMYPTTLIILSEECHGLFYKGKLPLNMITVTTPCQDVKPNTFMIEGKLINPIVVSCLDKREFCDWIQCFKASDVPVLSPPPPVYDIIYTPTPREAPEFDRWSVNSQSQGRNSQGRNSQGRNSHGRSESLRLGQSHSGRGSGSGTHHLQFPPRHEDNPLSPGYTEPLCYSSSRPTSTEMARLGSRSNSVSSHTRPERDLRPLSQRYSSPQRCSYLTPEGPVYNMPYSGLHCDRASTQQYLEKAPLVKSNSWSTPQTSLKYASLSAPQRHSDMCAPRQPLSPLYDEPCTPDIYAQEEESRLRQQPAQCVRGPPQQQQDPHLLPSSFQLRTPPLGKRCRRSLVLIQGQGLEMEGPQGPDQRAKAVSRLRLLPAPKAVQEERVFPVMPAMNTTQMLYGFSPDHNSYLEPSEPDDQQMDYDNIWEYDCNTGMIQPMSGISPHRTGLDFGARGLGAMATNQQRWL; encoded by the exons ATGGGGAGCAGCATGTCATGTGTTCCTCAACACAACTTCAGGTTCTCCAGCAAGAGTTTCATACGCAGGAACAG CAGCCGCTTGTTCCGTAAAAATTATCCCCAAGAAGGACAGGAGAAGTCCAACAGCATCATCAATATCCTCTGCACTGTCACCCCGAGGAAG GAAATGACCCATAAAGACCTGCAGACGATCGAGAACGTTAAGTGGGACCCTCCGTTCCCTTATGACCCGGTCCACGGCTGGAAGAAGAGCAGCATCAATGTCAAGAACTACGGCAGAATGGTCCACCATTCTAAAGTCCGTTTCCGCTTTCTCCACTGCCAG gatgtGCATGACTGCTACCTGGACCTTTTCCAGACACACCTTCATTTCGTCTCCAACAACACCACTGGACTCACCTACCAG GGGACTCTTCCTCTGAAAGAGCTCACCATCTGCAACCTGCAGCAAAACGGTAACTACAGCCAACCCCAGGAATTTGCATTACAGATCAACG GTGTCAGCCTGAACCCCATCATTGTCTACTGTTCCAACCAGGAGGAGATGGACCTGTGGTTTGGCCTGCTCAAAGAACACATCGAGATCAACGGGGGCACCCCCATTGCACCTCTCGAGACCTACACCAGGGTTAAG CAGAAAGTAGAGGAGAGcacggaggggagagaggagctgaggaACTCTATCAGTAAAGAGCCCATCTATGAGTGGGAGGGTTCTCAGCGTGAGAGTCTGGGGCCCATCACCTATGTGACCAAAGTCCACCTTCAGCACCTCCCATGCCAG GAGCATAGTGACAGACTACTGGTGATGTACCCCACCACTCTGATCATCCTATCAGAAGAGTGCCACGGCCTGTTCTACAAG GGGAAACTTCCACTCAACATGATCACTGTGACCACACCCTGCCAGGACGTCAAGCCCAACACCTTCATGATCGAAG GCAAGCTGATAAACCCTATCGTGGTGTCCTGTCTTGATAAGAGGGAGTTCTGCGACTGGATCCAGTGCTTCAAAGCCTCTGATGTCCCCGTGCTCAGTCCCCCGCCCCCCGTTTATGACATCATCTACACCCCCACGCCGAGAGAG GCTCCAGAGTTTGACAGGTGGAGTGTGAACAGCCAGAGCCAGGGTCGGAACAGCCAGGGTCGGAACAGCCAGGGTCGGAACAGCCATGGTCGGAGTGAGTCTCTGAGGCTGGGCCAGTCCCACAGTGGACGGGGTTCAGGGTCTGGAACCCACCACCTCCAGTTCCCCCCCAGACACGAGGACAACCCTCTGTCCCCAGGGTACACAGAACCCCTGTGT TACAGTTCCAGTCGGCCCACGTCCACTGAGATGGCTCGACTGGGAAGCCGCAGCAACAGCGTGTCATCCCACACCAGGCCCGAGCGCGACCTCCGACCTTTGTCGCAGCGCTACTCCTCCCCGCAGCGCTGCTCCTACCTCACCCCTGAGGGGCCGGTGTACAACATGCCCTACTCAGGCCTGCACTGTGACCGCGCCAGCACCCAACAGTATCTGGAGAAGGCCCCTCTCGTCAAG TCCAACAGCTGGAGCACTCCACAGACGTCCCTGAAGTACGCGTCGCTTTCTGCCCCCCAACGGCACTCGGACATGTGCGCCCCCCGGCAGCCCCTGTCGCCCCTGTATGACGAGCCCTGCACCCCCGACATCTATGCCCAGGAGGAGGAGAGCCGGCTCAGGCAGCAGCCAGCG CAGTGTGTGAGAGGACCaccacagcagcagcaggacCCTCATCTCCTACCCTCCTCCTTCCAGCTGCGCACCCCTCCCCTGGGCAAGCGCTGCCGGAGGAGTCTCGTACTCATCCAGGGCCAGGGGCTGGAGATGGAGGGCCCTCAGGGGCCAGACCAGAGAGCTAAGGCCGTCTCCAGACTGAGGCTGCTGCCTGCACCCAAAGCAGTGCAAGAGGAG AGGGTCTTCCCCGTGATGCCTGCTATGAACACCACCCAGATGCTATATGGTTTCTCACCAG ATCACAACTCGTACCTTGAACCATCTGAGCCAGATGACCAGCAAATGGACTATGATAACATTTGGGAGTACGACTGCAATACTGGGATGATTCAGCCCATGTCTGGAATTTCACCACACCGGACGGGATTAGACTTCGGGGCCAGAGGCCTGGGTGCCATGGCTACCAACCAGCAAAGATGGTTATAA
- the LOC139367559 gene encoding pleckstrin homology domain-containing family N member 1-like isoform X3 has product MGSSMSCVPQHNFRFSSKSFIRRNSSRLFRKNYPQEGQEKSNSIINILCTVTPRKEMTHKDLQTIENVKWDPPFPYDPVHGWKKSSINVKNYGRMVHHSKVRFRFLHCQDVHDCYLDLFQTHLHFVSNNTTGLTYQGTLPLKELTICNLQQNGNYSQPQEFALQINGVSLNPIIVYCSNQEEMDLWFGLLKEHIEINGGTPIAPLETYTRVKQKVEESTEGREELRNSISKEPIYEWEGSQRESLGPITYVTKVHLQHLPCQEHSDRLLVMYPTTLIILSEECHGLFYKGKLPLNMITVTTPCQDVKPNTFMIEGKLINPIVVSCLDKREFCDWIQCFKASDVPVLSPPPPVYDIIYTPTPREAPEFDRWSVNSQSQGRNSQGRNSQGRNSHGRSESLRLGQSHSGRGSGSGTHHLQFPPRHEDNPLSPGYTEPLCYSSSRPTSTEMARLGSRSNSVSSHTRPERDLRPLSQRYSSPQRCSYLTPEGPVYNMPYSGLHCDRASTQQYLEKAPLVKSNSWSTPQTSLKYASLSAPQRHSDMCAPRQPLSPLYDEPCTPDIYAQEEESRLRQQPACVRGPPQQQQDPHLLPSSFQLRTPPLGKRCRRSLVLIQGQGLEMEGPQGPDQRAKAVSRLRLLPAPKAVQEERVFPVMPAMNTTQMLYGFSPDHNSYLEPSEPDDQQMDYDNIWEYDCNTGMIQPMSGISPHRTGLDFGARGLGAMATNQQRWL; this is encoded by the exons ATGGGGAGCAGCATGTCATGTGTTCCTCAACACAACTTCAGGTTCTCCAGCAAGAGTTTCATACGCAGGAACAG CAGCCGCTTGTTCCGTAAAAATTATCCCCAAGAAGGACAGGAGAAGTCCAACAGCATCATCAATATCCTCTGCACTGTCACCCCGAGGAAG GAAATGACCCATAAAGACCTGCAGACGATCGAGAACGTTAAGTGGGACCCTCCGTTCCCTTATGACCCGGTCCACGGCTGGAAGAAGAGCAGCATCAATGTCAAGAACTACGGCAGAATGGTCCACCATTCTAAAGTCCGTTTCCGCTTTCTCCACTGCCAG gatgtGCATGACTGCTACCTGGACCTTTTCCAGACACACCTTCATTTCGTCTCCAACAACACCACTGGACTCACCTACCAG GGGACTCTTCCTCTGAAAGAGCTCACCATCTGCAACCTGCAGCAAAACGGTAACTACAGCCAACCCCAGGAATTTGCATTACAGATCAACG GTGTCAGCCTGAACCCCATCATTGTCTACTGTTCCAACCAGGAGGAGATGGACCTGTGGTTTGGCCTGCTCAAAGAACACATCGAGATCAACGGGGGCACCCCCATTGCACCTCTCGAGACCTACACCAGGGTTAAG CAGAAAGTAGAGGAGAGcacggaggggagagaggagctgaggaACTCTATCAGTAAAGAGCCCATCTATGAGTGGGAGGGTTCTCAGCGTGAGAGTCTGGGGCCCATCACCTATGTGACCAAAGTCCACCTTCAGCACCTCCCATGCCAG GAGCATAGTGACAGACTACTGGTGATGTACCCCACCACTCTGATCATCCTATCAGAAGAGTGCCACGGCCTGTTCTACAAG GGGAAACTTCCACTCAACATGATCACTGTGACCACACCCTGCCAGGACGTCAAGCCCAACACCTTCATGATCGAAG GCAAGCTGATAAACCCTATCGTGGTGTCCTGTCTTGATAAGAGGGAGTTCTGCGACTGGATCCAGTGCTTCAAAGCCTCTGATGTCCCCGTGCTCAGTCCCCCGCCCCCCGTTTATGACATCATCTACACCCCCACGCCGAGAGAG GCTCCAGAGTTTGACAGGTGGAGTGTGAACAGCCAGAGCCAGGGTCGGAACAGCCAGGGTCGGAACAGCCAGGGTCGGAACAGCCATGGTCGGAGTGAGTCTCTGAGGCTGGGCCAGTCCCACAGTGGACGGGGTTCAGGGTCTGGAACCCACCACCTCCAGTTCCCCCCCAGACACGAGGACAACCCTCTGTCCCCAGGGTACACAGAACCCCTGTGT TACAGTTCCAGTCGGCCCACGTCCACTGAGATGGCTCGACTGGGAAGCCGCAGCAACAGCGTGTCATCCCACACCAGGCCCGAGCGCGACCTCCGACCTTTGTCGCAGCGCTACTCCTCCCCGCAGCGCTGCTCCTACCTCACCCCTGAGGGGCCGGTGTACAACATGCCCTACTCAGGCCTGCACTGTGACCGCGCCAGCACCCAACAGTATCTGGAGAAGGCCCCTCTCGTCAAG TCCAACAGCTGGAGCACTCCACAGACGTCCCTGAAGTACGCGTCGCTTTCTGCCCCCCAACGGCACTCGGACATGTGCGCCCCCCGGCAGCCCCTGTCGCCCCTGTATGACGAGCCCTGCACCCCCGACATCTATGCCCAGGAGGAGGAGAGCCGGCTCAGGCAGCAGCCAGCG TGTGTGAGAGGACCaccacagcagcagcaggacCCTCATCTCCTACCCTCCTCCTTCCAGCTGCGCACCCCTCCCCTGGGCAAGCGCTGCCGGAGGAGTCTCGTACTCATCCAGGGCCAGGGGCTGGAGATGGAGGGCCCTCAGGGGCCAGACCAGAGAGCTAAGGCCGTCTCCAGACTGAGGCTGCTGCCTGCACCCAAAGCAGTGCAAGAGGAG AGGGTCTTCCCCGTGATGCCTGCTATGAACACCACCCAGATGCTATATGGTTTCTCACCAG ATCACAACTCGTACCTTGAACCATCTGAGCCAGATGACCAGCAAATGGACTATGATAACATTTGGGAGTACGACTGCAATACTGGGATGATTCAGCCCATGTCTGGAATTTCACCACACCGGACGGGATTAGACTTCGGGGCCAGAGGCCTGGGTGCCATGGCTACCAACCAGCAAAGATGGTTATAA
- the LOC139367559 gene encoding pleckstrin homology domain-containing family N member 1-like isoform X2, producing the protein MGSSMSCVPQHNFRFSSKSFIRRNSSRLFRKNYPQEGQEKSNSIINILCTVTPRKEMTHKDLQTIENVKWDPPFPYDPVHGWKKSSINVKNYGRMVHHSKVRFRFLHCQDVHDCYLDLFQTHLHFVSNNTTGLTYQGTLPLKELTICNLQQNGNYSQPQEFALQINGVSLNPIIVYCSNQEEMDLWFGLLKEHIEINGGTPIAPLETYTRVKKVEESTEGREELRNSISKEPIYEWEGSQRESLGPITYVTKVHLQHLPCQEHSDRLLVMYPTTLIILSEECHGLFYKGKLPLNMITVTTPCQDVKPNTFMIEGKLINPIVVSCLDKREFCDWIQCFKASDVPVLSPPPPVYDIIYTPTPREAPEFDRWSVNSQSQGRNSQGRNSQGRNSHGRSESLRLGQSHSGRGSGSGTHHLQFPPRHEDNPLSPGYTEPLCYSSSRPTSTEMARLGSRSNSVSSHTRPERDLRPLSQRYSSPQRCSYLTPEGPVYNMPYSGLHCDRASTQQYLEKAPLVKSNSWSTPQTSLKYASLSAPQRHSDMCAPRQPLSPLYDEPCTPDIYAQEEESRLRQQPAQCVRGPPQQQQDPHLLPSSFQLRTPPLGKRCRRSLVLIQGQGLEMEGPQGPDQRAKAVSRLRLLPAPKAVQEERVFPVMPAMNTTQMLYGFSPDHNSYLEPSEPDDQQMDYDNIWEYDCNTGMIQPMSGISPHRTGLDFGARGLGAMATNQQRWL; encoded by the exons ATGGGGAGCAGCATGTCATGTGTTCCTCAACACAACTTCAGGTTCTCCAGCAAGAGTTTCATACGCAGGAACAG CAGCCGCTTGTTCCGTAAAAATTATCCCCAAGAAGGACAGGAGAAGTCCAACAGCATCATCAATATCCTCTGCACTGTCACCCCGAGGAAG GAAATGACCCATAAAGACCTGCAGACGATCGAGAACGTTAAGTGGGACCCTCCGTTCCCTTATGACCCGGTCCACGGCTGGAAGAAGAGCAGCATCAATGTCAAGAACTACGGCAGAATGGTCCACCATTCTAAAGTCCGTTTCCGCTTTCTCCACTGCCAG gatgtGCATGACTGCTACCTGGACCTTTTCCAGACACACCTTCATTTCGTCTCCAACAACACCACTGGACTCACCTACCAG GGGACTCTTCCTCTGAAAGAGCTCACCATCTGCAACCTGCAGCAAAACGGTAACTACAGCCAACCCCAGGAATTTGCATTACAGATCAACG GTGTCAGCCTGAACCCCATCATTGTCTACTGTTCCAACCAGGAGGAGATGGACCTGTGGTTTGGCCTGCTCAAAGAACACATCGAGATCAACGGGGGCACCCCCATTGCACCTCTCGAGACCTACACCAGGGTTAAG AAAGTAGAGGAGAGcacggaggggagagaggagctgaggaACTCTATCAGTAAAGAGCCCATCTATGAGTGGGAGGGTTCTCAGCGTGAGAGTCTGGGGCCCATCACCTATGTGACCAAAGTCCACCTTCAGCACCTCCCATGCCAG GAGCATAGTGACAGACTACTGGTGATGTACCCCACCACTCTGATCATCCTATCAGAAGAGTGCCACGGCCTGTTCTACAAG GGGAAACTTCCACTCAACATGATCACTGTGACCACACCCTGCCAGGACGTCAAGCCCAACACCTTCATGATCGAAG GCAAGCTGATAAACCCTATCGTGGTGTCCTGTCTTGATAAGAGGGAGTTCTGCGACTGGATCCAGTGCTTCAAAGCCTCTGATGTCCCCGTGCTCAGTCCCCCGCCCCCCGTTTATGACATCATCTACACCCCCACGCCGAGAGAG GCTCCAGAGTTTGACAGGTGGAGTGTGAACAGCCAGAGCCAGGGTCGGAACAGCCAGGGTCGGAACAGCCAGGGTCGGAACAGCCATGGTCGGAGTGAGTCTCTGAGGCTGGGCCAGTCCCACAGTGGACGGGGTTCAGGGTCTGGAACCCACCACCTCCAGTTCCCCCCCAGACACGAGGACAACCCTCTGTCCCCAGGGTACACAGAACCCCTGTGT TACAGTTCCAGTCGGCCCACGTCCACTGAGATGGCTCGACTGGGAAGCCGCAGCAACAGCGTGTCATCCCACACCAGGCCCGAGCGCGACCTCCGACCTTTGTCGCAGCGCTACTCCTCCCCGCAGCGCTGCTCCTACCTCACCCCTGAGGGGCCGGTGTACAACATGCCCTACTCAGGCCTGCACTGTGACCGCGCCAGCACCCAACAGTATCTGGAGAAGGCCCCTCTCGTCAAG TCCAACAGCTGGAGCACTCCACAGACGTCCCTGAAGTACGCGTCGCTTTCTGCCCCCCAACGGCACTCGGACATGTGCGCCCCCCGGCAGCCCCTGTCGCCCCTGTATGACGAGCCCTGCACCCCCGACATCTATGCCCAGGAGGAGGAGAGCCGGCTCAGGCAGCAGCCAGCG CAGTGTGTGAGAGGACCaccacagcagcagcaggacCCTCATCTCCTACCCTCCTCCTTCCAGCTGCGCACCCCTCCCCTGGGCAAGCGCTGCCGGAGGAGTCTCGTACTCATCCAGGGCCAGGGGCTGGAGATGGAGGGCCCTCAGGGGCCAGACCAGAGAGCTAAGGCCGTCTCCAGACTGAGGCTGCTGCCTGCACCCAAAGCAGTGCAAGAGGAG AGGGTCTTCCCCGTGATGCCTGCTATGAACACCACCCAGATGCTATATGGTTTCTCACCAG ATCACAACTCGTACCTTGAACCATCTGAGCCAGATGACCAGCAAATGGACTATGATAACATTTGGGAGTACGACTGCAATACTGGGATGATTCAGCCCATGTCTGGAATTTCACCACACCGGACGGGATTAGACTTCGGGGCCAGAGGCCTGGGTGCCATGGCTACCAACCAGCAAAGATGGTTATAA